From one Conexibacter woesei Iso977N genomic stretch:
- the infB gene encoding translation initiation factor IF-2 — translation MAKKRIHEIAKEQGIPSKDLLDKLQAAGLDVKAAASSVEEADALRAIGSPSAAGNGAPAPKTSEKAESGDTPPEGRRQPARSAEGRGAPVRPPEGRGAPVRPPAGRGQPVRPGQSGAPAGRGAPVRGNAPAGRGAPVRPGQAPARGAQGGGQGARGGSPQPARPVPRRPVLDDLPVDPRRQMGRSGPGQARTAPTDQPAAPAAEQPTAPVETPQPTAPAAAQQPTAETQAPKAAPKQPAAKAPEAPAAAPAEQPAAPRQPKAKAPRAPAAPAEPARPARPAPARSGAPEKGSVPRAGKKSLRREPVRVVAPQPEQPAAEAPAEQPAAAEAKPATPGAKGKPGAKGKEDTGPRIVPHVEPPKKGAGPRIISVPEPPRRPKRDETQSVPASAGGRPTRGGMRSEGGPGAGKRRVVIDSQAARRGPGGGPGGGPGPAPQRPPRRRRRRRRTPMPETPDVLAVDQMTRIDTVRINSGSTVKDVAEYLGVPIPDVIKQLMSMGVLAMVTKTLGDEEIQLVADALGKEIEIVSLSDEADDEIEYDDADEDLVERPPVVTIMGHVDHGKTSLLDAMRRTDVAAGEAGGITQHIGAYQVHHNGKTITFLDTPGHQAFTAMRARGARVTDIAIIVVAADDGARPQTDEAIDHANAADVPIIVAVNKIDKEGADPTRVRTELTQRGLQPSEWGGETEYVDVSAKAGTNLEDLLDTILVVAELEELEANPTAEASGVVIESKLDPGRGPVVTVLIQRGTLRVGESIVAGPEPGRVRAMIDYRGERVTEAVPGDPVEILGFDGVPAAGEVVRVAESDKEARRIAAERETREKAEAIARRSGRKVSFEDVFRRARQEEAAELPLVIKGDVAGSVEALEDEIARLPQDEVRVDVLHSGVGGINESDVMLAAASEAVIIGFNVRPVGDAAALADRQGVEIRNYSVIYAALDDLRAAMTGLLAPEIVEDTIGTVEIRQTFRASKIGIIAGSYVTDGVVRRGSKVRVIRDATVIGETTVDTLRRFNDDAREVAAGYECGIVLNNFQNIREGDVLEVYETRQVERQLQPS, via the coding sequence ATGGCAAAGAAGCGAATCCATGAGATCGCCAAGGAGCAGGGGATCCCGAGCAAGGACCTCCTCGACAAGCTCCAGGCTGCCGGCCTCGATGTGAAGGCCGCTGCCTCCTCGGTAGAGGAGGCCGACGCGCTGCGCGCGATCGGCAGCCCTTCCGCAGCTGGGAACGGCGCCCCGGCACCAAAGACTTCCGAGAAGGCCGAGAGCGGCGACACGCCGCCCGAGGGCCGGCGCCAGCCGGCGCGCTCCGCCGAAGGCCGAGGCGCACCCGTGCGCCCGCCTGAGGGCCGCGGCGCGCCCGTGCGCCCGCCGGCCGGTCGCGGCCAGCCGGTCCGTCCGGGCCAGAGCGGCGCCCCCGCCGGGCGCGGCGCGCCCGTGCGCGGCAACGCTCCCGCCGGCCGTGGCGCTCCCGTGCGTCCGGGCCAGGCCCCGGCGCGTGGCGCGCAGGGTGGCGGCCAGGGTGCCCGCGGCGGCTCGCCGCAGCCCGCGCGCCCCGTCCCGCGCCGTCCCGTCCTCGACGACCTGCCGGTCGACCCGCGCCGCCAGATGGGCCGTTCCGGCCCCGGCCAGGCGCGCACCGCGCCGACCGACCAGCCCGCGGCCCCGGCCGCCGAGCAGCCGACGGCGCCCGTCGAGACGCCGCAGCCGACCGCGCCCGCCGCGGCCCAGCAGCCGACCGCCGAGACGCAGGCCCCGAAGGCCGCGCCCAAGCAGCCCGCCGCCAAGGCGCCGGAGGCTCCGGCCGCCGCGCCCGCCGAGCAGCCCGCCGCGCCCAGGCAGCCGAAGGCCAAGGCGCCGAGGGCGCCCGCCGCCCCGGCCGAGCCCGCACGTCCCGCCAGGCCCGCCCCGGCGCGCTCCGGCGCGCCCGAGAAGGGCAGCGTCCCGCGCGCCGGCAAGAAGTCGCTGCGCCGTGAGCCGGTGCGCGTCGTCGCGCCGCAGCCCGAGCAGCCCGCCGCCGAGGCGCCTGCCGAGCAGCCCGCCGCCGCCGAGGCCAAGCCGGCGACCCCGGGCGCCAAGGGCAAGCCCGGCGCCAAGGGCAAGGAGGACACGGGCCCGAGGATCGTCCCGCACGTCGAGCCGCCCAAGAAGGGCGCCGGCCCGCGCATCATCTCCGTCCCGGAGCCCCCGAGGCGCCCCAAGCGCGACGAGACGCAGTCCGTGCCCGCGAGCGCGGGCGGCCGTCCGACGCGTGGCGGCATGCGCTCCGAGGGCGGTCCGGGCGCCGGCAAGCGCCGCGTCGTGATCGACTCCCAGGCCGCACGCCGCGGTCCGGGTGGCGGCCCCGGCGGTGGGCCCGGCCCCGCGCCGCAGCGTCCGCCGCGTCGCCGTCGTCGCCGTCGTCGCACGCCGATGCCCGAGACGCCGGACGTCTTGGCCGTCGACCAGATGACGCGGATCGACACGGTCCGCATCAACTCCGGCTCCACCGTCAAGGACGTCGCCGAGTACCTCGGCGTGCCGATCCCGGACGTCATCAAGCAGCTCATGTCGATGGGCGTGCTGGCGATGGTGACCAAGACGCTGGGCGACGAGGAGATCCAGCTGGTCGCCGACGCGCTCGGCAAGGAGATCGAGATCGTCTCCCTGTCCGACGAGGCCGACGACGAGATCGAGTACGACGACGCCGACGAGGATCTCGTCGAGCGCCCGCCGGTCGTGACCATCATGGGTCACGTCGACCACGGCAAGACGTCGCTGCTGGACGCGATGCGCAGGACCGACGTCGCCGCCGGCGAGGCCGGTGGCATCACCCAGCACATCGGCGCCTACCAGGTCCACCACAACGGCAAGACCATCACGTTCCTGGACACCCCGGGCCACCAGGCGTTCACCGCCATGCGTGCCCGTGGCGCCCGCGTGACCGACATCGCGATCATCGTGGTCGCCGCCGACGACGGCGCGCGCCCGCAGACCGACGAGGCGATCGACCACGCGAACGCGGCCGACGTCCCGATCATCGTGGCGGTCAACAAGATCGACAAGGAGGGCGCGGACCCCACCCGGGTGCGCACCGAGCTCACGCAGCGCGGCCTCCAGCCGTCGGAGTGGGGTGGCGAGACCGAGTACGTCGACGTCTCGGCCAAGGCCGGGACCAACCTCGAGGACCTGCTCGACACGATCCTCGTGGTCGCCGAGCTCGAGGAGCTCGAGGCCAACCCGACCGCCGAGGCGTCGGGCGTCGTCATCGAGTCCAAGCTCGACCCGGGCCGCGGCCCGGTCGTGACGGTCCTGATCCAGCGCGGCACGCTGCGCGTCGGCGAGTCGATCGTGGCCGGCCCCGAGCCGGGCCGCGTCCGCGCGATGATCGACTACCGCGGTGAGCGCGTGACCGAAGCGGTCCCGGGCGATCCGGTGGAGATCCTGGGCTTCGACGGCGTCCCCGCCGCGGGCGAGGTCGTCCGCGTGGCCGAGAGCGACAAGGAGGCGCGTCGCATCGCCGCCGAGCGCGAGACGCGTGAGAAGGCCGAGGCCATCGCACGCCGCTCGGGCCGCAAGGTCTCCTTCGAGGACGTCTTCCGCCGTGCCCGTCAGGAAGAGGCCGCCGAGCTGCCGCTCGTCATCAAGGGCGACGTCGCCGGTTCGGTCGAGGCGCTCGAGGACGAGATCGCCCGCCTGCCGCAGGACGAGGTCCGTGTCGACGTGCTGCACAGCGGCGTCGGCGGGATCAACGAGTCCGACGTCATGCTCGCCGCCGCATCGGAGGCCGTCATCATCGGCTTCAACGTGCGGCCGGTGGGTGACGCGGCCGCGCTGGCCGACCGCCAGGGCGTGGAGATCCGCAACTACTCGGTGATCTACGCGGCGCTCGACGACCTCAGGGCGGCCATGACCGGCCTCCTGGCGCCGGAGATCGTGGAGGACACGATCGGCACCGTGGAGATCCGCCAGACGTTCCGCGCCTCCAAGATCGGCATCATCGCCGGCTCCTACGTCACCGACGGCGTCGTGCGCCGCGGGTCGAAGGTCCGGGTCATCCGCGATGCCACGGTCATCGGGGAGACGACGGTCGACACCCTGCGCCGCTTCAACGACGACGCCCGCGAGGTCGCCGCCGGCTACGAGTGCGGCATCGTGCTCAACAACTTCCAGAACATCCGCGAAGGCGATGTCCTGGAGGTGTACGAGACGCGGCAGGTGGAGCGACAGCTCCAGCCGTCGTAG
- a CDS encoding YlxR family protein: MGCGTIRPKAELLRLVAVAGRVVADPAATLPGRGAYVCGPGCAQRAIERRAIGRALRGRADISEDFVESIRLHGKEANP; the protein is encoded by the coding sequence ATCGGCTGCGGGACGATCCGTCCCAAAGCCGAGCTGCTGCGCCTTGTTGCGGTGGCGGGTCGGGTCGTGGCGGATCCGGCAGCGACATTGCCCGGGCGTGGCGCATATGTGTGCGGCCCCGGGTGTGCCCAGCGCGCGATCGAGCGGCGCGCGATCGGCCGTGCCCTGCGGGGACGTGCTGACATTTCCGAAGACTTCGTAGAATCGATCAGACTGCATGGCAAAGAAGCGAATCCATGA
- the nusA gene encoding transcription termination factor NusA, with product MSRDILEAMTALAREKGISPEKLLAALEDALLSAYKKLPGAARYARVEVDQETGDFVVIRYRIPKDLEAELIGETIEEESYYDPETGEKVEPQDPEIDPAKFEQYRDRIEEIDDTPDDFGRIAAQTAKQVILQRIREAERDMMFEEFRDRVGELITGIVQQSDSRYTLVQLRDRVEALLPKGEQVDGERYDHGQRVKAVIKEVSPSTKGPSIIVSRRDGELIKKLFELEVPEIADGLVEIANVAREPGYRSKIAVVSHADGVDPVGACVGPRGSRVRMVVSELRGEKIDIIPYNDEPARFVAKALSPARVREVLVDDESKQATVIVPDDQLSLAIGREGQNARLAARLTGWRIDIKSETDFAQTAQSTDDYGGEGAEEVGGRCQALSVRGRRCPNEALPGSPFCGLPKHQALSRFTTAAVAILEPLSDEEIGDLSDPDKTWDDVVDIVTRAEELYGDQEELVVEEGDDDGEYADDDGLEPAPEAAEPDGELDSEDAEAEVEAEAELDSEDPEAEVEGEDAEAEVEAEEVAVEAEESDVVDEAEEPAS from the coding sequence ATGTCCCGCGACATCCTGGAAGCCATGACCGCGCTGGCGCGCGAGAAGGGCATCTCCCCCGAGAAGCTCTTGGCCGCGCTGGAGGACGCGCTCCTCTCGGCCTACAAGAAGCTGCCCGGCGCGGCCCGCTACGCGCGCGTCGAGGTCGATCAGGAGACCGGCGACTTCGTCGTCATCCGCTACCGGATCCCGAAGGATCTGGAAGCGGAGCTGATCGGTGAGACCATCGAGGAGGAGTCGTACTACGACCCCGAGACCGGTGAGAAGGTCGAGCCGCAGGATCCCGAGATCGACCCGGCGAAGTTCGAGCAGTACCGGGACCGGATCGAGGAGATCGACGACACCCCGGACGACTTCGGCCGCATCGCCGCGCAGACCGCCAAGCAGGTGATCCTGCAGCGCATCCGCGAAGCCGAGCGCGACATGATGTTCGAGGAGTTCCGCGACCGCGTGGGCGAGCTGATCACCGGCATCGTCCAGCAGTCCGACTCCCGCTACACGCTGGTCCAGCTGCGCGACCGCGTCGAGGCGCTGCTGCCCAAGGGCGAGCAGGTCGACGGCGAGCGCTACGACCACGGCCAGCGCGTCAAGGCGGTCATCAAGGAGGTCTCACCCTCCACGAAGGGCCCGTCGATCATCGTCAGCCGCCGCGACGGCGAGCTGATCAAGAAGCTGTTCGAGCTGGAAGTGCCGGAGATCGCCGACGGTCTGGTGGAGATCGCCAACGTCGCCCGCGAGCCCGGCTACCGCTCGAAGATCGCGGTCGTCTCGCACGCCGACGGCGTCGACCCGGTCGGCGCCTGCGTCGGCCCGCGCGGCTCGCGCGTCCGGATGGTCGTCTCCGAGCTGCGCGGCGAGAAGATCGACATCATCCCCTACAACGACGAGCCCGCCCGGTTCGTCGCCAAGGCGCTGTCGCCCGCCCGCGTCCGCGAGGTGCTCGTCGACGACGAGTCCAAGCAGGCGACGGTCATCGTCCCCGACGACCAGCTCTCGCTGGCGATCGGCCGCGAGGGCCAGAACGCCCGCCTGGCCGCGCGCCTGACGGGCTGGCGGATCGACATCAAGTCCGAGACCGACTTCGCGCAGACCGCGCAGTCGACCGACGACTACGGCGGAGAGGGTGCCGAGGAGGTCGGTGGCCGCTGCCAGGCGCTCTCCGTCCGCGGCCGTCGCTGCCCGAACGAGGCGCTGCCGGGCTCGCCGTTCTGCGGCCTGCCCAAGCACCAGGCGCTGTCGCGCTTCACGACCGCGGCCGTCGCGATCCTGGAGCCGCTCTCCGACGAGGAGATCGGCGACCTGTCGGATCCCGACAAGACCTGGGACGACGTCGTCGACATCGTGACCCGCGCCGAGGAGCTCTACGGCGACCAGGAGGAGCTGGTCGTCGAGGAGGGCGACGACGACGGCGAGTACGCCGACGACGACGGCCTCGAGCCCGCGCCCGAGGCCGCCGAGCCCGACGGCGAGCTCGACTCCGAGGACGCCGAAGCGGAGGTCGAGGCGGAGGCCGAGCTCGACTCCGAGGACCCCGAGGCCGAGGTCGAAGGCGAAGACGCCGAAGCGGAGGTCGAGGCCGAAGAGGTCGCGGTCGAAGCCGAGGAGTCGGACGTCGTCGACGAGGCCGAGGAGCCGGCGTCGTAA
- the rimP gene encoding ribosome maturation factor RimP: MSNTIQAEIESKLAEREPEVEVLLAELQDGNVELYIDHPEGVTLDLCERVTNALPELLEEYGLTVSSPGPERPLSKPDHYRRFIGRRARVRTREAHDGHKSFTGELVGASDTEVTVAAGTGVVSIPYDAISRSNLVES, from the coding sequence ATGAGCAACACCATCCAGGCTGAGATCGAGAGCAAGCTCGCCGAGCGCGAGCCCGAGGTCGAGGTGCTGCTCGCGGAGCTCCAGGACGGCAACGTGGAGCTCTACATCGACCATCCCGAAGGCGTGACGCTCGACCTGTGCGAGCGCGTCACGAACGCCCTGCCGGAGTTGTTGGAGGAGTACGGCCTGACCGTCTCCTCGCCCGGCCCGGAGCGTCCTCTCAGCAAGCCGGATCACTACCGGCGGTTCATCGGTCGGCGTGCGCGCGTGCGAACGCGTGAGGCGCACGACGGCCACAAGTCGTTCACCGGTGAGTTGGTGGGAGCGTCCGACACCGAGGTGACGGTCGCAGCAGGCACCGGCGTCGTGTCGATCCCGTACGACGCGATCTCCCGATCCAACCTCGTCGAGTCCTAG
- a CDS encoding tetratricopeptide repeat protein, whose protein sequence is MTSEDPGAYELFRQGTELLESGDHHAATVPLGRARELAPDKDSVREAYGRALFLAQRYSEAVAEFEAVVEHAPTNDYALFCLGRAYQQLGRDAEALKPLALAATLQPQRADYRKYRDQARRKAA, encoded by the coding sequence ATGACGAGTGAGGATCCAGGCGCCTACGAGCTGTTCCGGCAAGGCACCGAGCTCCTGGAGTCCGGCGACCACCACGCGGCGACCGTCCCGCTCGGGCGCGCCCGCGAGCTGGCACCGGACAAGGACTCGGTCCGCGAGGCCTATGGCCGCGCGCTGTTCCTGGCCCAGCGCTACTCGGAGGCCGTCGCCGAGTTCGAGGCCGTCGTCGAGCACGCGCCGACCAACGACTACGCCTTGTTCTGCCTCGGCCGCGCCTACCAGCAGCTGGGCCGCGACGCCGAGGCGCTGAAGCCGCTGGCGCTCGCCGCGACCCTCCAGCCCCAGCGGGCGGACTACAGGAAATACCGCGACCAGGCACGGCGCAAAGCGGCCTGA
- a CDS encoding transglutaminase-like domain-containing protein has product MSAVPAPLRSGAGTGVALRADAWTVRFVAFCALALFGATHWAAITRPSSGGKLVALFVVAVIGGLATAAALELDGARRRWRLPAAAAALLVSLVVILALAGVPGWYLKPWHWDALASGIGDGIGTLPALRMPYRGSDMWVLVVLIAGGGVLLLAAAVLALKPNPRRFGAAALLTATYAIAIIEHRPGHPYFDGLVFAVLLAAFLWADRLQGREATAAIGLGLTAILASALLAPHLASDRPWVDYEALAESLQAGKTTTFSWNHSYAPLTWPRDGTEMARVQGVRGELYMKTENLEDFDGREWVQARGVLGDSDDTEISAGHPGWTQTFHVEIKALKSLPFVGAGTTLAIDHASKHPVEATPGTWVSDGRPLKRGDGYDATVYYPTPGTVELHGAGTRYPPWVFRQLTVSVPPTPGYGDDLRVQFAPYGSGTSNLAQGRYGFQQMNADDVMGASSYAREFRLAQQLAAASTDPYDLVQNVMARVNRGARYTETPPPPGRLAPLDAFLFRDHAGYCQHFAGATALLLRMAGAPARVVAGFSPGSHDGRDHVLRDYDAHSWVEVYFPRIGWVTFDPTPGDSPARGQTTDTLAVRATTPVSKGAAAPSSDRTSDPTSGGTSAQRSSGGTSWTALGVLAVIILVAFIALLVASVRRRRMLARSGDPELEELRMALVRSGRDTAPDLTLARVETLLAGSDGALAYVRTLRVARYGRGAVPTTPAQRRALRRELAAGLGLRGRLRALWALPPRSAEVWDALRPRRRRAYTG; this is encoded by the coding sequence GTGAGCGCGGTTCCGGCACCGCTGCGCAGCGGGGCGGGGACGGGCGTCGCGCTGCGCGCCGACGCCTGGACCGTCCGCTTCGTCGCCTTCTGCGCGCTGGCCCTGTTCGGCGCGACGCACTGGGCGGCGATCACGCGCCCGTCGTCGGGCGGCAAGCTGGTCGCGCTGTTCGTCGTCGCGGTGATCGGCGGCCTGGCCACCGCCGCCGCGCTCGAGCTCGACGGCGCGCGCCGGCGCTGGCGGCTGCCCGCCGCCGCCGCGGCGTTGTTGGTGTCCTTGGTCGTGATCCTCGCGCTGGCCGGCGTGCCCGGCTGGTACCTGAAGCCCTGGCACTGGGACGCGCTGGCGAGCGGGATCGGCGACGGCATCGGGACGCTGCCCGCGCTGCGGATGCCCTACCGCGGGTCCGACATGTGGGTGTTGGTCGTCCTGATCGCCGGCGGCGGCGTGCTGCTGCTGGCCGCCGCGGTCCTCGCGCTCAAGCCGAACCCGCGGCGCTTCGGCGCCGCCGCGCTGCTGACCGCCACCTACGCGATCGCGATCATCGAGCACCGGCCCGGCCACCCGTACTTCGACGGGCTCGTCTTCGCCGTCCTGCTCGCCGCGTTCCTGTGGGCCGACCGCCTCCAGGGCCGCGAGGCGACCGCGGCGATCGGCCTCGGCCTGACCGCGATCCTCGCCTCGGCGCTGCTGGCGCCGCATCTGGCCTCCGACCGGCCGTGGGTCGACTACGAGGCGCTCGCCGAGTCGTTGCAGGCGGGCAAGACCACCACCTTCTCCTGGAACCACAGCTACGCGCCGCTGACCTGGCCGCGCGACGGCACCGAGATGGCGCGGGTGCAGGGCGTCAGGGGCGAGCTGTACATGAAGACCGAGAACCTGGAGGACTTCGACGGGCGCGAGTGGGTCCAGGCCAGGGGCGTGCTCGGCGACTCCGACGACACCGAGATCTCCGCGGGCCATCCCGGCTGGACGCAGACGTTCCACGTCGAGATCAAGGCGCTGAAGTCGCTGCCGTTCGTCGGCGCGGGCACGACGCTGGCGATCGACCACGCCAGCAAGCACCCGGTCGAGGCGACGCCGGGCACGTGGGTCTCCGACGGCAGGCCGCTCAAGCGCGGCGACGGCTACGACGCCACCGTCTACTACCCGACGCCCGGGACCGTCGAGCTGCACGGCGCCGGGACGCGCTACCCGCCGTGGGTCTTCCGCCAGCTGACGGTGTCGGTCCCGCCGACGCCCGGCTACGGCGACGACCTCAGGGTCCAGTTCGCGCCCTACGGCTCGGGCACCTCGAACCTCGCTCAGGGGCGCTACGGGTTCCAGCAGATGAACGCCGACGACGTCATGGGCGCCTCGTCCTACGCGCGCGAGTTCCGCCTGGCCCAGCAGCTGGCCGCCGCGTCGACCGACCCCTACGACTTGGTCCAGAACGTGATGGCCCGCGTCAACCGCGGCGCGCGCTACACCGAGACGCCGCCTCCGCCCGGCAGGCTCGCGCCGCTCGACGCGTTCCTGTTCCGCGACCACGCGGGCTACTGCCAGCACTTCGCGGGCGCGACCGCGCTGCTGCTGCGGATGGCCGGCGCGCCCGCGCGCGTGGTCGCGGGCTTCTCGCCCGGCTCGCACGACGGCAGGGACCACGTGCTGCGCGACTACGACGCGCACTCCTGGGTCGAGGTCTACTTCCCGCGCATCGGCTGGGTGACGTTCGACCCGACGCCGGGCGACTCGCCCGCGCGCGGCCAGACGACCGACACGCTGGCGGTCAGGGCGACGACGCCGGTGAGCAAGGGCGCCGCGGCACCCAGCAGCGACCGCACGAGCGACCCGACGTCGGGCGGCACGTCGGCGCAGAGGAGCAGTGGCGGGACCAGCTGGACCGCGCTGGGCGTCCTGGCCGTGATCATCTTGGTGGCCTTCATCGCGTTGTTGGTGGCCTCGGTCCGGCGCCGGCGGATGCTCGCGCGCTCCGGCGATCCGGAGCTCGAGGAGCTGCGGATGGCGCTCGTCCGGTCCGGCCGCGACACGGCGCCCGACCTGACGCTGGCACGCGTCGAGACGCTGCTGGCGGGCAGCGACGGCGCGCTGGCCTACGTCCGGACGCTGCGCGTCGCGCGCTACGGCCGCGGCGCCGTCCCGACGACTCCCGCACAGCGCCGCGCGCTGCGCCGCGAGCTGGCCGCGGGCCTCGGGCTGCGCGGCCGGCTGCGCGCGCTGTGGGCGCTGCCGCCGCGGTCCGCGGAGGTGTGGGACGCGTTGAGACCGCGCCGCCGCCGCGCATACACTGGCTGA
- a CDS encoding DUF58 domain-containing protein, with the protein MEETARPLLRTAALGVLLIVVAGTLDAQPLYVAGAAFVLVALGCLLWVVGGARGIAVSRTVGVTRAMEEEPVPVVLRVTGTRPLPTGALLDPLLPAPAPLATGRRLTRVHIDVRFARRGRKVLTSPRVAVRDPFGLMVRVARGTDVAADEVLILPRIEPVLSPSGGGDGSGSLQLGRRSSVAAEIELDGLRQAREGTPASRMYWPSLAKRGELLERRLRADSDTRPLVVLDPRGAASEDDLDAAVRATASLAVHLARAGGCALMIPGDRRPAAMDPGLVGWAHLHARLALVEGGSPPPLSGLAARRGPIVYVAARRLSRPPRALAHAPGGGRVLVIPGELAGRRAAFSVAGCLGYELSEARRGPEPAATGGAVA; encoded by the coding sequence ATGGAGGAGACCGCCCGCCCGCTCCTCCGGACCGCGGCACTCGGCGTCCTGCTGATCGTCGTCGCGGGCACGCTCGACGCGCAACCGCTCTACGTCGCCGGCGCGGCGTTCGTGTTGGTGGCCTTGGGCTGCCTGCTGTGGGTGGTCGGCGGCGCGCGCGGGATCGCGGTCTCGCGCACGGTCGGCGTGACGCGCGCGATGGAGGAGGAGCCGGTCCCGGTCGTGCTGCGCGTGACCGGCACGCGCCCGCTGCCGACCGGCGCGCTGCTCGACCCGCTGCTGCCCGCGCCCGCGCCGCTGGCGACCGGGCGGCGCCTGACCCGCGTGCACATCGACGTGCGCTTCGCCAGGCGCGGGCGCAAGGTGCTGACCTCGCCGCGCGTCGCGGTGCGCGACCCGTTCGGCCTGATGGTGCGCGTCGCGCGCGGGACCGACGTCGCGGCCGACGAGGTGCTGATCCTGCCGCGGATCGAGCCGGTGCTGTCGCCGTCGGGCGGCGGCGACGGGTCCGGCTCGCTGCAGCTCGGGCGCCGCTCCTCGGTCGCGGCCGAGATCGAGCTCGACGGCCTGCGCCAAGCGCGTGAGGGCACGCCGGCCTCGCGCATGTACTGGCCGTCGCTGGCCAAGCGCGGCGAGCTGCTGGAGCGGCGCCTGCGCGCCGACAGCGACACGCGCCCGCTCGTCGTCCTGGACCCGCGCGGGGCCGCGAGCGAGGACGACCTCGACGCCGCGGTCCGCGCCACCGCGTCGCTGGCCGTCCACCTCGCGCGTGCCGGCGGCTGCGCGCTGATGATCCCCGGCGACCGCCGCCCGGCCGCGATGGATCCCGGACTGGTGGGATGGGCTCACCTTCACGCGCGCCTGGCGCTCGTCGAGGGCGGCTCGCCGCCGCCGCTGTCGGGCCTGGCGGCGCGGCGCGGGCCGATCGTCTACGTCGCCGCGCGGCGCCTGTCGCGCCCGCCGCGCGCGCTGGCCCACGCGCCCGGCGGCGGCCGCGTGCTCGTCATCCCCGGCGAGCTGGCCGGCCGGCGCGCGGCGTTCAGCGTCGCGGGCTGCCTCGGCTACGAGCTGAGCGAGGCCCGCCGCGGTCCCGAGCCCGCCGCGACCGGGGGAGCGGTCGCGTGA
- a CDS encoding AAA family ATPase: MSTEGSLDGSEVARAGLLARRIAEAVHDAVEVKQSILEDLLVCILAEGHVLIEDLPGVGKTTLARAFARVTDLGFQRVQCTADLLPADVVGTNIFNQREDRFEFRPGPIFANVVLVDEINRASPKTQSGLLECMQERRVTVDVHSHELARPFVVLATQNPVEFEGTYPLPEAQVDRFMARLSLGYPTPAAEVDMLRAHEAGDRVEKMEPVASAADVLEAIDIATRVNASDRLRAYIVALLQRTREDARTELGASPRAGLMLLRAAKARALLQGRDHALPDDVQALARQVLSHRIVLAPEALDATPEQVVADALAATPAL, encoded by the coding sequence ATGAGCACCGAGGGCTCGCTCGACGGCTCCGAGGTCGCGCGGGCCGGGCTGCTCGCGCGCCGGATCGCCGAGGCCGTCCACGACGCGGTCGAGGTCAAGCAGAGCATCCTCGAGGACCTGCTCGTCTGCATCCTCGCCGAGGGCCACGTGCTGATCGAGGACCTGCCCGGCGTCGGCAAGACCACGCTCGCCCGTGCCTTCGCGCGCGTCACCGACCTCGGGTTCCAGCGCGTGCAGTGCACGGCCGACCTGCTGCCCGCCGACGTCGTCGGCACGAACATCTTCAACCAGCGCGAGGACCGCTTCGAGTTCCGGCCCGGCCCGATCTTCGCCAACGTCGTGCTCGTCGACGAGATCAACCGCGCGTCGCCCAAGACACAGTCCGGGTTGCTGGAGTGCATGCAGGAGCGGCGCGTCACGGTCGACGTGCACTCGCACGAGCTGGCGCGCCCGTTCGTCGTGCTCGCCACGCAGAACCCGGTCGAGTTCGAGGGCACCTACCCGCTGCCCGAGGCGCAGGTCGACCGCTTCATGGCGCGGCTGTCGCTCGGCTACCCGACGCCGGCCGCCGAGGTCGACATGCTGCGCGCCCACGAGGCCGGCGACCGTGTCGAGAAGATGGAGCCGGTCGCGTCGGCCGCCGACGTCCTGGAGGCGATCGACATCGCCACGCGCGTCAACGCCTCCGACCGCCTGCGGGCCTACATCGTCGCCCTGCTCCAGCGCACGCGCGAGGACGCGCGGACCGAGCTGGGCGCCTCGCCGCGCGCGGGGCTGATGCTGCTGCGCGCCGCCAAGGCGCGCGCGCTCCTGCAGGGGCGCGACCACGCGCTGCCCGACGACGTCCAGGCGCTCGCGCGCCAGGTGCTGTCGCACCGGATCGTCCTGGCGCCGGAGGCGCTGGACGCGACGCCCGAGCAGGTCGTCGCCGACGCGCTCGCCGCGACGCCGGCGCTGTAG